A genomic segment from candidate division KSB1 bacterium encodes:
- a CDS encoding transposase: MENVATKYPDCQENSSDNLFETTDQLMPNDEEFFDMLEQQLRHIARITIITTFNDEFERFIRTAPYQLSADRTNSGNGFQYRSFETRFGVIKDIRISRSRKRRFITKLFHRWNRRETRLLEPLLICLSMASAPER; encoded by the coding sequence ATGGAAAATGTTGCTACTAAATATCCTGATTGTCAAGAAAATAGTTCTGATAATTTATTTGAAACCACTGACCAATTGATGCCCAATGATGAAGAGTTCTTTGATATGCTGGAACAACAGCTTCGGCATATTGCCAGAATTACCATCATTACCACCTTTAATGATGAATTTGAACGGTTTATTAGAACCGCACCTTATCAGTTATCTGCTGATCGCACGAATTCCGGAAACGGGTTTCAATACCGAAGCTTTGAGACTCGATTTGGTGTAATTAAAGATATTCGCATTTCCAGGTCTCGAAAAAGGCGATTTATCACCAAATTGTTCCATCGATGGAACCGCCGTGAAACAAGATTACTCGAGCCATTGCTGATCTGTTTGTCAATGGCATCAGCACCCGAAAGGTGA